In Solea senegalensis isolate Sse05_10M linkage group LG6, IFAPA_SoseM_1, whole genome shotgun sequence, one genomic interval encodes:
- the msmo1 gene encoding methylsterol monooxygenase 1, which produces MTVNGTADILSSAYLAVEYVDAVLPKNPLQPSLEYAWGYMLDNYTKFQIATWGSLIVHEFIYFLFCLPGFLFQFLPFMQKYKIQPDKPETWEKQWTCFKMLLFNHFFIQLPLICGTYYFTEFFNIPYDWDSMPRWPYVLAQCFGCAVVEDTWHYFLHRLLHHRRIYKYIHKVHHEFTSPFGMQAEYAHPAETLILGAGFFIGIMIFCNHVFFLWAWVCFRLLETIDVHSGYDIPLNPLHLIPFYAGARFHDFHHMNFVGNYASTFTWWDKLLNTDNQYSKHMLKQEEKKAQ; this is translated from the exons ATGACGGTGAACGGCACAGCAGACATCTTGAGCTCTGCGTACCTCGCAGTGGAGTACGTCGACGCAGTGTTACCTAAAAACCCCCTGCAGCCTTCCCTGGAGTACGCGTGGGGCTACATGCTGGACAACTACACCAAGTTTCAGATCGCAACCTGGGGGTCACTCATCGTCCACGAGTTCATCTATTTCCTGTTCTGCTTACCTGGTTTCCTCTTCCAGTTCCTGCCCTTTATGCAGAAATACAAGATCCAACCg GACAAGCCGGAGACGTGGGAGAAACAGTGGACATGTTTCAAGATGCTGCTCTTCAACCATTTCTTCATCCAGCTGCCTTTGATCTGTGGAACTTATTACTTCACTGAATTCTTCAACATCCCGTATGACTGGGACTCCATGCCTCGCTG GCCGTATGTCCTGGCTCAGTGCTTTGGTTGTGCCGTGGTTGAGGACACCTGGCACTACTTCCTGCATCGCCTGCTGCATCACCGCAGGATCTACAAATACATCCACAAAGTCCACCATGAGTTCACA TCTCCTTTTGGAATGCAGGCAGAATACGCCCACCCTGCTGAGACCCTCATCCTGGGCGCCGGCTTCTTCATTGGCATCATGATCTTCTGTAACCACGTGTTCTTCCTCTGGGCCTGGGTCTGCTTCCGTCTGCTCGAGACAATCGACGTCCACAG TGGGTATGACATTCCTCTGAACCCCCTCCACCTGATCCCGTTCTACGCTGGCGCTCGTTTCCACGACTTCCACCATATGAACTTCGTTGGGAACTACGCGTCGACGTTCACCTGGTGGGACAAGCTGCTGAACACGGACAACCAGTACAGCAAGCACATGCtgaaacaggaggagaagaaagcacAGTAA